CGAAGATAAATCATTGATATTAAAAGCATTTGCTAATTGAAATAATTTTCTTCTCGTAACAGACTCAAAATTTTTGAACTCCTTTACAGGAGAATCTAAATATAATTTTTTAGTTAAGTTGCACTTAAAAGATACTATCATAATGATATTACATTAAAGGTATTCCGTCAAGCGAAATGATAAATTATAAAAAATTCAACAAACTTCAAAGATTTCTCTAATAATTCGTTCTTCTAAGGTGTGACCTTTATCAAATAAAAGGTGGATAGTTCTGGTGGTATCAAGGCGAACAACTACATTTGCGACATCTTCAACTTCAAAATTATCTGCCATTGCTTTTACCGGGCGACGCAAGAATTTTTGAATTTCAAACTCAATGCGAGCTGTATTTGGCAATAAACCGCCACGCCAACGCCTTGGACGGAAAGGGCTTATAGGCGTAATTGAAAGAAGATTTG
This is a stretch of genomic DNA from Rickettsiales bacterium. It encodes these proteins:
- a CDS encoding type II toxin-antitoxin system RelE/ParE family toxin; amino-acid sequence: MIVSFKCNLTKKLYLDSPVKEFKNFESVTRRKLFQLANAFNINDLSSPPGNRLEKLKGDRKDQYSIRINDKYRLCFEWNNGNAENVEIIDYH